One part of the Musa acuminata AAA Group cultivar baxijiao chromosome BXJ1-5, Cavendish_Baxijiao_AAA, whole genome shotgun sequence genome encodes these proteins:
- the LOC135673188 gene encoding translation machinery-associated protein 22-like codes for MAEKPQAVRVLYCGVCGLPAEYCEFGPDFEKCKPWLRRHAPDLYPDLLLKEENETDADKAARQLQSVAISGSGDGAGGDASSAPSGSASASKQDEVKRLPGGKIKKKEKQEVVIEKIVRNKRKCVTVVKGLELFGIKLSDASKKLGKKFATGASVVKGPTEKEQIDVQGDIAYDIVEFITETWPAVPETAIFFIEDGRKVAAA; via the exons ATGGCCGAGAAGCCGCAGGCGGTGCGCGTGCTCTACTGCGGCGTATGCGGCCTCCCCGCGGAGTACTGTGAGTTTGGTCCCGACTTCGAAAAGTGCAAGCCCTGGCTCCGCCGCCACGCCCCCGACCTCTACCCTGATCTCCTCCTCAAAG AGGAGAACGAAACGGATGCGGACAAGGCCGCCCGACAGCTCCAGTCGGTGGCGATCTCGGGTTCTGGTGAcggcgctggcggcgatgcctcaTCTGCTCCCTCAG GGAGTGCTTCAGCATCTAAGCAGGATGAAGTAAAGCGCCTTCCTGGTGGTAAGATAAAGAAGAAG gaaaaacaagaagttgTCATTGAAAAGATTGTACGCAATAAGCGTAAATGTGTTACTGTTGTTAAGGGCCTAGAGCTTTTCG GCATAAAACTGAGTGATGCATCAAAGAAGCTTGGGAAAAAATTTGCTACAGGAGCTTCTGTTGTTAAG GGACCAACTGAGAAAGAACAGATTGATGTCCAAGGAGACATAGCATACGATATTGTGGAGTTCATTACAGAGACTTGGCCAGCT GTGCCAGAAACTGCAATTTTCTTCATAGAAGATGGAAGAAAGGTTGCTGCCGCTTAA